DNA from Streptomyces sp. Edi4:
CGAGCAGCTGCCCCTTGAGCAGGAGGCGCAGCCCGACGGCACCACGCTCCTGACCGTGACCACCCCCCTGCGTCACGCCCGGTACAACCCGCCCTCCGCGCACGGCCCCCGCCTCGCCGACGGTCTGTGGCGCATGAGCCTGGTGGCCGTCGACCACCAGGGCCGCACCCGCCGCACCCCGATCGCCGCGCTGGGCGACGCGGTGTCGGACGGGCCCACCCTGCGCACCCCGCCCGACCCCGCGACCGGGGTGCACTACCGGGTGGTCCGCACGCTCGACGGCCACGCCATGATCAAGGTCTCGGCGCCGCGCCGCCAGGCCGAACTGGTCTCCCTCGACCTCAAGTGGGACCGGATCACCGTGCGCGGCAGGCTCATCGCGGTCCGTGCTCCCGGGCCCCAGGCCGGTGCCGAGGCCGTGCGGCGCGGCGTCGGCGGCACGCCGCTGGCCATCCCCACCCAGTGGCAGGGTCCCGAGTTCACCTTCGACCTGCCGCTCGCCGAGATGAGCCGTGAGGGCCGGGGACAGCGCATGTGGGACATCCGGCTGCGGTCGGGGACGACCCATCTCAAGATCGCGCGCAGGCTCACCGACGTACGCCACCCCAAGCGGGTCTTCCGCACGCCCTTCCGCAGCGTCGCCCTGGCGGACGGCACGGTGCTGCGCGTGCACGCCCACCTCTCGGCAGCCGGCACCCTCGCCGTCAGCTGCGCCCCCTTCGTCACTCCCGAGGACACCAACCGATGAAGATCACTTTCCTGCTCACCTGGGGCGACGAGATGGGCGGCACCGAGATGGCCGTCTACACCCAGGCCCACCATCTGATGTCGCGTCATCAGGTGGAAGTGATCAGCGTCTTCAAGACCCGCCCCGAGCCGTTCTTCGAGGCGGGCCGCGACGTCCCGCGCCGCTACCTCGTGGACCGCACCGGGTCCTACGAGCGCCCCGTGCGCGCCACCGGCCTGGCCGAGCAGGACTGCCGCACCCTGGCGTCCCTGCCGAGCGAGCTGATCAAGCCGTCCTGGGAGTCGACCTTCGACCGGCTCTCCGACATCGAGATGACCACCGCGCTCGGCTCGCTCGACACCGACGTGCTCATCACGACCACCCCCGCCCTGATGGCCGCCGCCGCCACCCTGGCCCCCAGCCGCGTCGTCACGGTCCACCAGGAGCACCGCGCCTCCCAGCTGCGTGGTGTCTCCGGCGAGCCCCTGCTGGTCTACGCGCCCCGCATCGACGCGCTGGTCTCCCTGACCGACCGCACCAACGACTGGTTCGCCGACAGCCTCGGCGCGGCCGCCCCCGAGCTGGTCGCGATACCCAACGCGGTGCCGGACGGCTTCCGTCCGCGCTCGGACCTCGACAGCAAGACCATCGTGCTGGCCGCCCGCATGACACCGGAGAAGCAGATCGACCATGCCGTCGAGGCCTTCGCCGCGATCGCGGACGAGCACCCCGGCTGGACCATGCGGATCTTCGGCGACGGCCCCCAGGAAGTGAATCTGCGCCGTCTGGTCGACGGCTTCTCGCTGCACGACCGCGTCCAGCTCATGGGCCGCTCCGCCCAGATGGAGCAGGAGTGGGCCAAGGCTGCCCTCGCCGTGCTGCCCTCGCGCAACGAGGCCTTCCCGCTGGTGCTGCTCGAGGTCTTCGCGGCGGGCGTGCCCGTGGTCGCGTACGACATCGTCACCGGCCCCGCCGAGATCATCCGCCACGGTGTGGACGGGCTGCTCGTGCCCGCAGCCGACAAGGACGCGCTGGCCACCTCCATGGCCAAGCTGATGGAGGACGACGACACGCGCCGCGCGTTCGGCGCCGCCGCCCGCACGGGCGTGCGCGAACGCTTCGGCGCCGCCGAGATCACCGGCCGCTGGGAAGAGCTCTTCACCCGCCTGCTGGCCCGGCGCGACGACCCCAAGCGGCTCGCCGAGCGCGCCGACCGGATCGCCCGGCGCGTCGCGGCCGGTGGCACCCGCAGCTTCAACGTCAGCGCGCCCGTCAGCGGCCTCGCCGACTCCGTCGACGAGCAGAAGGCCCGCGAGGTACTGCTCCAGGCCCAGGACCGCACCGGCACCATCGTGCGCACCGCGGGCCGCCTGGCCGAGGTCCGTGACGACATCCTGGCTCCCCGCATGGCCGAGTGGAACCTCGAACTCGCCACCTCCGCCCTCGACGCCCACAACGTGCCCTACGTGCTCCTGCGCGACGCCGGCACCTCCTACCGGGTCGCGGTCGAGGTCGAGCGCAGGCCCGAAGCCCTGGCGGCGCTCGCCACCGAACTGCACGGCAAGCCCGTCTACGGCGAACTCATCTCGCCCAACGGCGCGGTGCCCGGCGCCTGGCTCGCCGAACGGCTGCGCGGCGCAGACGACGTGGCGGGGGTGCGCGTCTTCAAGCCGGTCGTCACCACCAGCCGCACCCTGCGCTACGGGCCGGCCTTCGGCTGCACCGTGGAGTTCTGGGACGAGAGCGGACCGGACGAGGAGTTCCCCGGCTGGCGCAAGGCGCCGCGCGGCTCCACCCTGGTCGGGCCCCGCCTTCCCGACCTGAAGGGGGGCGCGACGCTGCGGGTGGGCGAGCGCGAGCACCCCACGGACAAGGCGTACACCGGCCGCCTCATGAACGACATCGACTTCCCCATCGACGTCGTCTACACCTGGGTCGACGACACCGACCCCGCGTGGCAGGAGCGCCGCGACGCCGCGCGCCGCGCGGCCGGCATCACCACGGCCGCCGACGCCGACCACGGCGACGTACGCTTCCGCAACCGCGACGAACTGCGGTACTCCCTGCGGTCGTTGGCCATGTACGCGCCCTGGGTGCGCACCATCCACCTGGTCACCGACGACCAGGCCCCCTCCTGGCTCGACACCAGCGACCCGCGCGTCAACCTGGTCAGCCACCGCGACATCTTCGGCGACGCCAGCTGGCTTCCCACCTTCAACTCCCATGCCATCGAAAGCCAGTTGCACCGCATCGAGGGCCTGTCCGAGCACTTCCTCTACCTCAATGACGACGTGTTCATCGGGCGGCCGCTGACCCCGCAGTCCTTCTTCGACAGCAGCGGCAACGCCCTCCACTTCCGTTCGCCCACCGCCGTGCCGCCGAGCGAGCTCTCCGACGACGACGAGGGTTACTTCGCCGCCGCGAAGAACAACCGGGCGCTGCTTGAGGAGATGTTCGGCCGCACCGCGACCCACAGCTTCCTGCACGCTCCCCACCCGCTGCGGCGCAGCGTCCTTCAGGAGATCAGCGAGAAGTTCCCCGAGCAGGTCGCGGCCACGGCGGCCAGCCGCTTCCGGGCCTCCTCCGACCTGTCCATCACCTCCTCCCTGCACCACCACTACGGGTACCTGACGGGCCGCTCCACGCCCTCGACGATCTCCTGCACCTACGTCAATGTGGGCAACCCCCAGCACCACACGGTCCTGAGCCGTCTGCTGGCCACCCGCAACCGCAGCGTCTTCTGCATCGGCGAGTCGGCCAACGCGGAGGTCTCCGTCGAGGAACAGGACCGCACCTTGCGGGCCTTCCTCGCGGCCTACTTCCCCGTGCCCTCGCCCTTCGAGCAGAGGCGCTGAAGGAACACAGCGGCATGAGGAGGGGGCGGCGCTTCGGCGCCGCCCCCTCGGCCTTTCACCGCGCGCCGCGACCGGGCGGGAGCACCCGTTCGTGGACACTGTGCCAAGAGGCCGGGACACGCGCCGAAGCCCTCTTGCCAAGCCTTGGGGGAAGGTCCAGGATTTCCCTCCTCGGACCGCTCATGAGGCTCGCTCGACCCGGCCCGGCATGGTCTGACGTGGAAGGACACCAGCCCCTACCCCCCGGCCCGGAAGCACCGCACGGACGCACCCGCACGGACGCACCACCGCCACGTGGACCGCTAGGAGCACTGATGGATTTCGGACTCGTCCTCCAGACCGACCCGCCCGCGTCGGCCGTCGTCGGCCTCATGCGGCGCGCGGAACGCAACGGCTTCCGCTACGGCTGGACCTTCGACTCCTCGGTGCTCTGGCAGGAACCGTTCGTCATCTACAGCCGCATCCTGGAACACACCACCAAGCTGACCGTCGGCCCCATGGTGACCAACCCCGGCACCCGCACCTGGGAGGTCACCGCCTCCACTTTCGCCACCCTCAACGAGATGTACGGCAACCGCACGGTGTGCGGCATCGGGCGCGGCGACTCGGCGATGCGAGTGGCGGGACGCAAACCCAACACCCTGGCCAGGCTCGGGGAGGCGATCGGCGTCATCCGCGACCTCGCCGAGGGCCGGGAGGCCGAGGTCGACGGACAGCGCCTGAGGCTGCCGTGGGTCAAGGACGGCAAACTGCCCGTCTGGATGGCCGCGTACGGTCCGAAGGCCCTCGCGCTCGCGGGCGAGAAGGCCGACGGGTTCATCCTTCAGCTCGCCGATCCCTATCTGACGGAGTGGATGGTCAAGGCGGTCCGCGAGGCGGCCGCCGACGCGGGGCGCGACCCGGAGTCCATCACGATCTGTGTCGCCGCGCCGGCCTACGTCGGCGACGACCTGGCCCACGCCCGCGAGCAGTGCCGCTGGTTCGGCGGCATGGTCGGCAACCACGTGGCGGACCTGGTGGCCCGCTACGGCGAGCACTCCGGTCTGGTCCCCGAAGCGCTCACCGAGTACATCAAGCGGCGTCAGGGATACGACTACAGCCACCACGGCAGGACCGGGAACCCCGACACCGCCTTCGTGCCCGACGAGATCGTGGACCGCTTCTGTCTGCTGGGCCCGGTCCAGGCCCACATCGACAAACTGAGGGCGCTGCGCGAACTCGGCGTGGACCAGTTCGCGCTGTACGCCATGCACGACGCGCGCGAGGCGGTCATCGACGCGTACGGCGCGCAGGTCATCCCGGCCCTGAGCTGACGGCCCGCCAACTCCCCTGCCGGGCCGTTCAACCCGCTGCCCGGCCCCTCAACCACCCGCCCCGCAAGGCCCGTTCGCCTCCCCCCGCCGCGTCCCCGAACGGATGGCCTGCTCATGCCCGACACCTCCGCCATACCCGAACTCCCCGCGCGCCAGGGCCGGTTCAGCAACGCGGACCTGCGTCCTGTGCCCCGCGAGGCGCGCGTCTGGTCGACCTACAACTTCGCCGCGCTGTGGGTCGGCATGGCCCACAACATCCCCTCCTGGACGCTCGCCTCGGGCCTCGTCGCGCTCGGCATGGACTGGAAACAGGCGGTCTTCACCATCGCCGTCGCCAACGTGACCGTGCTCGTCCCGATGCTCCTGACCGGACACGCGGGCCCGAAGTACGGCATCCCCTTCCCCGTTCTGGCCCGCGCCTCCTTCGGGC
Protein-coding regions in this window:
- a CDS encoding stealth conserved region 3 domain-containing protein produces the protein MKITFLLTWGDEMGGTEMAVYTQAHHLMSRHQVEVISVFKTRPEPFFEAGRDVPRRYLVDRTGSYERPVRATGLAEQDCRTLASLPSELIKPSWESTFDRLSDIEMTTALGSLDTDVLITTTPALMAAAATLAPSRVVTVHQEHRASQLRGVSGEPLLVYAPRIDALVSLTDRTNDWFADSLGAAAPELVAIPNAVPDGFRPRSDLDSKTIVLAARMTPEKQIDHAVEAFAAIADEHPGWTMRIFGDGPQEVNLRRLVDGFSLHDRVQLMGRSAQMEQEWAKAALAVLPSRNEAFPLVLLEVFAAGVPVVAYDIVTGPAEIIRHGVDGLLVPAADKDALATSMAKLMEDDDTRRAFGAAARTGVRERFGAAEITGRWEELFTRLLARRDDPKRLAERADRIARRVAAGGTRSFNVSAPVSGLADSVDEQKAREVLLQAQDRTGTIVRTAGRLAEVRDDILAPRMAEWNLELATSALDAHNVPYVLLRDAGTSYRVAVEVERRPEALAALATELHGKPVYGELISPNGAVPGAWLAERLRGADDVAGVRVFKPVVTTSRTLRYGPAFGCTVEFWDESGPDEEFPGWRKAPRGSTLVGPRLPDLKGGATLRVGEREHPTDKAYTGRLMNDIDFPIDVVYTWVDDTDPAWQERRDAARRAAGITTAADADHGDVRFRNRDELRYSLRSLAMYAPWVRTIHLVTDDQAPSWLDTSDPRVNLVSHRDIFGDASWLPTFNSHAIESQLHRIEGLSEHFLYLNDDVFIGRPLTPQSFFDSSGNALHFRSPTAVPPSELSDDDEGYFAAAKNNRALLEEMFGRTATHSFLHAPHPLRRSVLQEISEKFPEQVAATAASRFRASSDLSITSSLHHHYGYLTGRSTPSTISCTYVNVGNPQHHTVLSRLLATRNRSVFCIGESANAEVSVEEQDRTLRAFLAAYFPVPSPFEQRR
- a CDS encoding TIGR03842 family LLM class F420-dependent oxidoreductase codes for the protein MDFGLVLQTDPPASAVVGLMRRAERNGFRYGWTFDSSVLWQEPFVIYSRILEHTTKLTVGPMVTNPGTRTWEVTASTFATLNEMYGNRTVCGIGRGDSAMRVAGRKPNTLARLGEAIGVIRDLAEGREAEVDGQRLRLPWVKDGKLPVWMAAYGPKALALAGEKADGFILQLADPYLTEWMVKAVREAAADAGRDPESITICVAAPAYVGDDLAHAREQCRWFGGMVGNHVADLVARYGEHSGLVPEALTEYIKRRQGYDYSHHGRTGNPDTAFVPDEIVDRFCLLGPVQAHIDKLRALRELGVDQFALYAMHDAREAVIDAYGAQVIPALS